ctctctctctctctctctctctctctctctctctctctctctctctctctctctctctctctctctctctctctctctctctttctctttctctatctatctatctcttttctcttctctctttctcttgcactatttatttttctctctttctctctctctctctccctctccctctccctctccctctccctctccctctccctctccctctctctctctctctctctctctctctctctctctctctctctctctctctcttccccctccctccctccctctctctctctctctctctctctctttctctatctatctatctgtctatctatctatctatctatctatttatctgtctatctctattctctcctctctttctctttctctatttctttatctccccccttctactctctctctctctctctctctctctctctctctctctctttctctatctatctatcagtctctctatctatctatctatctatttatctgtctatctctattctctcttctctttctctttctctatttctttctctcccccctcctactctctctctctctctctctctctctctctctctctctctctctctctttctctctatctctctctctctatctatctatctatctatctatctatctatctatctttctatctatctttctcttattctctcgcttcctctgtttctcttcttctctccccccctctctctctttctctcccactttctctctctctctctctttttttttctctctctctctctctctctctctctctctctctctctctatctatctatctatctatctatctatctatctatctgtctatctcttttctctcctctccttgtctttctctacttctttctctcccccctcctactctctctccatctctctctctctctctctatatatatatatatatatatatatctgtctatctcttttctctcctctctttgtctttctctacttctttctctcccccctcctactctctctctctctctctctctctctctctctctctctctctctctttctctctctctctctttctttctttctctctctctctctttctctctctctctctctctccctctctttctctctctctctctctatctatctatctatctatctatctttctctcattctctcgcttcctctttttctcttcttctcccaccctccctctctctctctcactctctctctctctctctctctctctctctctctctctctctctctctctctctctctctctctctctctctctctctctttcctgtttctctctctctctttcccatcttccttagtgtttaaaagaaatgatgatataaaCCAAATATTTAATTTCATGTAAATACGATACATACGACATAGTTAATCGTTAATTATCATTCGGGTTTTATTATTTCAGATCACTTtacgtttttcttattatcttatttgtatgtttgtaagtatgtatgtgtgtatgtatgtatgtatgtatgtatgtatgtatgtatgtatctatgtatgtatgtatgtatatatgtatatatgtatgtatgtatgtatgtatgtatatatgtatatatgtatagatgtatatatgtatatatgtatatatgtatatatgtatatatgtatatatgtatgtatgtatatatgtatatatgtatatatgtatatatatgtatgtatgtatgtatgtatgtatgtatatatattatatatatgtggatatatatattttatatatatatatgtatatatatatatatatatatatatatatatatatatatatatatatgcacacacacacacacacacacacacacacacacatgtgtgtgtgtgtgtgtaatgtatatatatgtatatatgtatatatgtatatatatgtatatatatgtatatatatatgtgtgtgtgtgtgtgtgtgtgtgtgtgtgtgtgtgtgtgtgcgtgtgtgtgtgtgtgtgtgtgtgtgtgtgtgtgtgtgtgtgtgtgtgtgtgtgtgtgtgtgtgtgtgtgtgtgtttgaaaattaGGCAATAAATGTCACTTTAAGTAATTTACATGTAATTATCATTGAAAGCAATAGATGTCACTGTACATTAGGTCATTCCATGTCACTAGTGACAATGTGACCCCAGGTGGCAGGATCTGATATACTGGAATACATCATAAAAGCTCAGGATCTCATTGAGTGCTTATCATTGCTACTCTATACTTTGGAGCACCCTTTCTTTTGAAGATGAATCAAAAGATATTCAACCAATCTTCCTCTGGTCAGTCTTCCACCAGGTCACTAAACCACACTCTTGACTTTTTTGGCACAGGTGCCAGTGCCTGAGTCCTGGTACCTTTACCATCAATAGATTCTGATGACCCCTTGTCGGTCTACAGGAATTGTCTCTGGACAAGTGGTGTTTGTCTGGAAGCATAAGCAGAACTTTCCAAGGCACACTGGCTTCTCTGGGGAGCCTGGGGTCAAGAAGGACCACCTTAGTTAGACATCATTCCTGCTTGAGATCTGCAGGTGCTGCTTCACAGATGAACTCATAGCTGACGTTGTGGAGGAGATCAATCTGTTTGCCGCAGCTTCCCCACACCAGCCAGGGgggcacaaacaaaaaatatcaccTGTGGAAGGCTTTCAAGTCGGTCCTGGTACTAGAGGTGATGATAACAGGGGATGAGGGCCTATGGAAGTTCCAGGGGTTAACTATAGTTCATAACTTTTAACCTGAGTAAGGGTGCTTGATTTGGGTTGAATGTATACAAGCTCTTGGCAAGTTCTGGCACAAGTGCCTCAACCTTCAGAATTCATACGGGTCAAGACAAGTCTGAGTTGCCCTCTTCACAAAAGGTTGTCTTTGACCTCATAGAAGCCACTTGTTCCTTTGGGAAGGGGTACGAGTTGTATAATTGATACTGTTTCACTACTTGTAGTCCAGGCAGACAAACGCTGTTAGTACAGCACCACTGACAAGAAAACTCGTGTCAAAGGACTTCATTCCATCTAAGAAACAGTGTGACGTTCAGTTTCATTTGACTCTTACGTGCATGCTCTGCCTGTGATGGGTAGAGAAGAAGCTCTTTACTATTCTCTCCACAGTACACAAACAGAGATGATCGACACTGACAAAGTGAACCTGAGAGGTGAGGAGATTATCAGGCCCAACTCATCCTTGATTACAATGACAGCATGATAGGTGTGGATCTGGGGGACCAGatgggcactctctctctctctctctctctctctctctctctctctctctctttcctgtttctctctccctctttcccatcttccttagtgtttaaaagaaatgatgatataaaCCAAATATTTAATTTCATGTAAATACGATACATACGACATAGTTAATCGTTAATTATCATTCGGGTTTTATTATTTCAGATCACTTtacgtttttcttattatcttatatgtatgtttgtatgtatctatgtgtgtatgtatgtttgtatgtatgtatgtatgtatgtatgtatgtatgtatgtatgtatgtatgtatgtatgtatgtatgtatgtatttatgtatgtgtgtatgtatgtatgtatgtatgtatgtatgtatgtatgtatgtatgtatgtatgtatgtatgtatgtgtgtatgtatgtatgtatgtgtgtatgtatgtatgtatgtatgtatgtatgtatgtatgtatgtatgtatgtatgtatgtatgtatgtatgtatacatgcagggaGATGGGTTGGTTCATAGTATGTAGATAGCTAGGTAAATATTTCCCTTTGGTAAGGTGTATAGATCTACAGCAGGCAAAATCACACATGATCAAGCCTTATCAGACTTCATAACAACATCTAATTACATATACCGTATATTCATTGGCTAATTGATACCCTTAATTGACAAGAGGGAATGACACGCAGAAGCTCAACACAAATTTGATATATTTCATAATTAGTTACATTTGTTGAATGTATATCTAGAAGGAATATGATCAGAAATACAATATATGTTAGAAACTTAAAAGACAAGTTAGATTAATGTGCGTAAACAATGTAAAAATGGTTGAAGAATATGACAGACATTTAAAAATACGGTAAAAATATAGAAATCAAATATGATACACATTCGATCTATATAGTATctagtgtaaataaatatacctgGAAACAGTGGACACGGCGGCGCTACAGAACAAGGTGAGGTTTAGAGTCATAAATGTCAGATTGTAAACTACACTTAACAGATATACAtgactatgagtgtgtgtgtgttgtctcaaGGTATCTCTTTTAACGAGGGGTTCGGTCCTTGCACTCCAGCGACACACAGTTCAGTCCTTATGATTTGATGTTATCTGAAACAAGAATATTTCGCAAATTGATACGACGTGCACGCCTCCACGTGATCATGGAATCATGAATCGAGGCTCAAAATAAGTTGATAAACTTATCATCCGTGAAGGAGAATGAGTGCAATTCTTTAAGGCGGATGCAAGTTTTAGCACTGGCCGCCGCGGGCTGAACCGGGCGGGGGAGAGGGCGCGAGCCTTATCTTCCCCAGCGCAGCGGCTGCGTCCCGATGGGTCTGAGCGGGGTCTCGCCCGCGGCGCCGGAGGACTTGAGCACATGGCGACGCTGGGCGGCCTCGTGGACGCTGGACTTGAGCGGGTGCAGCGTCGCCCACAGGCTGAGGGCGCGTTTCATCATCTCGGCGCCCTTGCGGGAGCCGTCGCTGTCCAGGGGAGAGAAGATGTTCCTTGAGGGATGAGCGAAGGCGGCGCTGCGTATCTGTCTGTTCAAGCCGAGGACGCCGAGAGGGGCGGCGATGGAGCGCTGCTTTAGGGCGGCGCTGGACGGCGAGTTCGCCACGGCCAGCCCGCCATCAGGCACTCGGAGAGGCGTCGCGGGGTGGCTCCTCCCCTTGAGAGGAGCGCTGGAGGCGGGCTGGAGAGCCACGATGAGGCACGACAGCGCCACGCACGTTCCCAGGCACAGCATTCCCATCTCtgctctgaggaagaagaggatatctTAACAAAGCTTTTCGTCGAAGTCTTCTTGCTAACGGGGAGAAAGCCAGGCGATACTTGTACATATTATCAAAATGCATCCATTTTCTTATTAGGATAATGTATCACAATTTTCGTTATCCTCATGCTTACAGGATATTGCAAGATAGATTATTAAATCAACTTAATGACAGAGAAATacatggggaagaaaaagaaagaatgagaaagagagagagagagagagagagagagagagagagagagagagagagagaaagagaaagagaaagagagagagagagagagagagagagagagatagagggggggggggagagagagagaaagagaaagagagagagagggggggggggggggggtaagagaaaaagaatgggaaatagagagagagaggaagagagacagaaagagacagagagaaagagagagaggcagagagagagaaagagagacaggcagacagacagacagacaccaggcagacagaaacaaaatcaTAGAGAGAAAAGTAGGGATAGGTAAGGAGATTAAATAATACttcaggagggaaaaaggaagagaaaaaatcgaGGATGAGAGGGATGCcacgggtaggggggggggggtgacgtcgaggagagagagagagagagagagagagagagagagagagagagagagagagagagagagagagagagagagagagagagagagagagagagagagagagagagagagagagagagagagagagagagagagagagagagagagagagagagagagtgaaacagagagagagagagagagagagagagagagagagagagagagagtgaaacagagagagagagagagagagagagagagagtgaaacagagagagagagagagagagagagagagagagagagagtaggaggggggagatacTTCGACAATAACCTATTACATTATTTCGCGTCAGGGTATCAATCAGGGTGTTTGCTCCAGTCAAACTGACCTTCCATGATATTAAAGGCAATGTCCACTTTTAAGCTTATTAGACCCATGATTCCACCTGAggttatttcattttaattaattttatcttattgatttgtttatttatctattttttatttctttctttatttttattttttcagtttttttttttttttaggaatgacATAATAATGTAACCGATGTGTGTTATTCCAAAttgaaaataagatgataatagtaaaacatcagaaaacaatatatatatgtatatatatatacatatacatacacatacatatatatgtatatatttatgcatattcatacatacatatatatatacatatatatatatatatatatatatatatatatatatatatacgtatatacatatatatgtatatatatgtatacatatacatacatatatatacatatatataaatacgtatataaatatacgcatatatacacacaaacatcctaCCATTCGTTATTCATCAAACGAGCTCCCATCTGGCAACCCACAGAAACTGACCACGTACACCAAGAGCTAAAAATGTCAGGATTTAACCTCATCAACATTTCCCGCCGCGCTCGCTCCTTTTCCCGCCGCCCGTGAGCGCAACGTCAGGTCGAAGGCCACCCAAGTCTGCAAGTCGTCGTGCTTTGATATAAAcaacgagggagggggaaaaaaaatgaaagggaagtgagagagggagtgggataaacgggaataaggagaatgataagaaaTGGAGGAATAGGActgtggggaaggaaagggaggaaaagaagaaataggagggtgagaaagagaatgaaagagcgaggaggaaaagaaaaataggaaaaaatagaaaaggaagagacagagagagaagatatatagagagagacgagtaaggagaaatagatagatagataggtcgatagagtgagagagaggaggaggaggggagagagagagagagagagagagagagagagagtgtgtgtgtgagagagagagagacagagacagaaagagagagacatagaaacagagagacagagagagacagcgagagagagagagagagagagagagagagagagggggggaaaggaagagaaaatacgcAAGAGAGAAATATAGTAATACGAAGAAAACTGAGAAGCGAAGGGAAATACCTTACATGTTGCaactattctaaaaaaaaaaaaaaaaaaaaaaaaaaaaaaaaaaacgaaaacaagggcagagagagaagagggttaaggagaaaggtaataaaaatatgaaactcggaagaggaagaaagatataggaaaagagggaaagaaaatgatagatacaGATAAGAGAATAAGCAGACAGAAGTagacacaaaaatatgtatacaacAAGCAGAAACATAAAgaaccgtgcgtgcgtgcgtgtgtgtgtgtgtgtgtgtgtgtgtgtgtgtgtgtgtgtgtgtgtgtgtgtgtgtgtgtgtgtgtgtgtgtgtgtgtgtgtgtgtgtgtgtgggcgtgtgcatatgtttaagtgtgtgtgtatgtgtatgtgtgtatgtatatgtgtgtttgtgtgtgtgtgtgtgtgtgtgtgtgtgtgtgtgtgtgtcttcttgtgataaaaaaattaagaaaaataaattactgAAGTACTGCATGTCACCGGCCTTTAACCGTTGCTCCTGCAAAGCAAGCATTATAACACAAGAAGCATCATATAGAACTAACTCAGTGCTTGACGATGTGCTTGACTATAGGTACTCACACACGCAAAGCAAACATGAACCGAATCCACAATACTTACAGAATTTTCGGTTTTCCACGGATGCGGCTAAACTTCGAGACCAATAGTTAACTTCCGTCTGACTTCTtccaaaacagaaataaaacgttCTTTGCTCTTGCACAAATCAATGCCAGGATCCAAGAATACAGGTTGCACGTCTTGCTAAGCGAAGGGATGTGTATCTTGTGCAGCTTTGGGAACGCAAGATTGAATTTATAAGGCGTTCTTACAGGGCGTGGGTTGACCAATGGTAAGTCGCCACGTCACGCCAGCCAATCAGCACGTGCCACGACACACTGATTTGGTAAAGTCGTTACCTGTAATTAGACGCCGAACTGGGAAATTGCGAGACGAAGGCCGAGTGGAAAGCATCCTGATCAGCATATCACAACATGGATTCTACAGTGAATGGTCATTCGGATGTGAtttcttacatgtatatatctgtgtatatgtgtatatatgtatgcatctgtacacacacacacacacacagacacacacacacacacacacacacacacacacacacacacacacacacacacatatatatatatatatatatatatatacagagagagagagagagagagagagagagagagagagagagagagagaaagagagagagagagagagagagagagagagagagagagagagagagagagagagagagagagagagagaagagagagagagagagagagagagagagagagagagagagagacagagagagagagagactgagaaaggagagaagaaaagatgggggaagagagaaaaggagagtgagaaaaaaagagaaagaaagagtaaatggaaggaaagaaagagagagagggggggagagaaagaaagagagagagagagagagagagagagagagagagagagagagagagagagagagagagagagagagagagagagaggagagagagagagagagagagagagagagagagagagagagagagagagagatagatagagagagagagagagagagagagagagagagagagagagagagagagagattgatcatTTATtaccaaaaatacatatataggattAGAACAATAGTTTATATTACAGCACAATAGTCAGCTGAGCTAACGCTTTTTAGTGAcattatataattaaaacaataggTAAAATGTTAATAGTTAAACAATATCACAATAGAATCAAAAGGCTATCTTACGTACAATATGTATATTAACCTAGGAGAATGCACGCTGTATTttcgcatatacaatatatacatattacattacatacatgttatatattattaaatcattTGCATTTAACACATAGCTATATCACATTCatgacatatatacgtatgtcacATGGAAGTCATACGTTTAAAGTATACCATACATgtgctatatacacacaaaaaaaaaaaaaaaaaaacgttacttAGCTACTAGGAAGGAAATACGAATTTGACTAGTATTCTTTGATTAGCTCTTGTTCCATTGCCTTATCAAATCGTTAATTGAATTCCTCTCTATGCAAGTCTTTTCTGGGCTTGGGAGATCCTACGCTGTGGTAGTCTTAATGTGCCACGGGCGCTTCGTGTATCAATTGAGTGTGTGATTCTCTGGAAGCCATTTGTAAGAGGGAATTAGACCATTGACGGATTTAAAGACAGATCCACCGGTCTGAAAAAAACACTATATCTGGGAGTTTTAGCAGTTTGAGTTTTTAAAATATGGGTCCTGCTTGGTTGTTGTATAACCTCTAGGTGATGATGCGAATTATTCTCTTTGTCCTTTGCTATCACAAGAAATTTCCGACTTGCTTTGTTTGTTACACTCCAGACTGCAGCAGAATAAGCTATATGGGGATAAGCTATTGATAaatatacttgttttttttttatattcatcaagTCACGAACCTTTTAGCGACGTGCAGCtacctttcttatctttctttaccTTTAAATTGATGTTGGTCTTCCAGAGACTTTGCTTCATCGCTCTATTTATGTGTAAATTATCCGAtttgatagaaaaagagagggagagaaagagaaagagagagagagagagagagagagagagagagagagagagagagagagagagagagagagagagagagagagagagagagagagagagagagagagagagagagagagagagagagagagagagagagagtgtgtgagagagagagag
This sequence is a window from Penaeus chinensis breed Huanghai No. 1 chromosome 10, ASM1920278v2, whole genome shotgun sequence. Protein-coding genes within it:
- the LOC125029391 gene encoding uncharacterized protein LOC125029391 — protein: MGMLCLGTCVALSCLIVALQPASSAPLKGRSHPATPLRVPDGGLAVANSPSSAALKQRSIAAPLGVLGLNRQIRSAAFAHPSRNIFSPLDSDGSRKGAEMMKRALSLWATLHPLKSSVHEAAQRRHVLKSSGAAGETPLRPIGTQPLRWGR